The DNA region GTTCCCTGTGGAACTTTCGTAAAGTTTCTGTCCTTCGCTTTTGTCTACGTAATTTTGCGGAAGCTTGTCGAACTTGCAGAGGTATGCCGCCACGGAATCCTTGCTGGTGTAGATACCGGATTCTTCAACCACGATAGATTTTGCTTCTGTGACGGGTTTGCTAGTAGTATCCTGTTCCTGGCTGGATTCTGCACTATTGCCTGTGGTAGGGGTGCTACATCCGCACAAAAATGCGTTGACAACGAGTGTCAAAAGTACGATAGAGTGGAAGGCGGATTTCATACGTATGAATATAGCATTTGAAATCCTCGCTGGCCCTTTCTATATTTCACATCAAGGAGATCATTATGGCAAAGAAAGAAAAGCTGGCGATTTCCGCCGGCACTGCCAAGGGATCCGCGAACAGTTCCGCGCTGGAATCGACGGCGATGCGATCCCTTCGAATCGATGGCTCCTGCAACGGGGCGACCCTCCGTACCAGAGTCATCAAGAACAAGAAACTCTACAACCGAAACTTTAAGCACAAGAAGTCCTTCGCTGATGCGGGGGACTTTCTCTTTTTTATATCCTCTTTTTTATATCCTCTTTTTTTAGGGTGTTTTCGCTTTTTGTGTAAGTTTGTTACTATTATTTAGCACAAATTTTAACATCAGTTTAAAATGATTAATTTATCTTCAAACAGTACTTTTGATAGCTAGGAAAGGAGAAAAAGAATGGCTACATCTACAAAACCTAAGGCAAAACTTGTGATCGCTGTTTCTGGTGGCGGCGCCCTGGGCATCGGCCCTCTGCAGTTCATGAAGCGCCTGGAAGCAGACCTGGGCAAGAAGCTGGGTGACATCTCCGTTGCATTTGCTGGTACTTCTACTGGTTCCATTATCGCTGGCGCTCTCTGCCGCGGTCTGGATGCCGAAAAGGTTTATGAACTCTACCGCGAAAAGCTTCCCAAGATTTTCAAGAAGAAGAAGAACTTGGGCGTGCTCTCCAGCGACTACGTGAAGTACGAAAATGCTGGCCTGAAGGAATCCCTGTACGAAATCTTCGGTAAGCAGAAGATGAACGAATTCCCCAAGCCCATCTTCATTCCCACTACCTTCATGAACGGCGAAAGCGTGGAAAAGGTCTGGGATCGTAACGACTCCTGGATGGACCAGGCATTCGCTATCATGTCCAGCTGCTCCGCTCCCACTTACTTCGACACTCTGGAAATCAAGCAGGGCTCCAAGACTTGCTATTACTGCGATGGCGGCATGTGGGCAAACGACCCCATCATGGCTCTGGAAGCAGGTATGAAGAAGTCCGGCGAAGTGGAAAACTTCAAGATTCTCTCCTTCAATACCGGTATGCTTGTTCCCAACACCAAGCCCAAGAACTTCACCGCCGTAGGTTGGCTCTCCTACATCATGGACAACTGGGTTGCCCGTACCGGCAATGCCAACTTGTTCGAAGCCCGCGCCAACCTGGGCAAGGAAAACATCTTCCGCTGCGAACCGAAGGTGGACAAGTCCTACCCCATGGACGACCTGAAGAAGCTGGACACCGTTTCCGATATTTGGGATGCCTATTACGAAACCGTGAAGGCAGACGTGATCAAGTTCGTCAAATCTACCCTCTAATCGGC from Fibrobacter sp. UWEL includes:
- a CDS encoding ribonuclease domain-containing protein; amino-acid sequence: MKSAFHSIVLLTLVVNAFLCGCSTPTTGNSAESSQEQDTTSKPVTEAKSIVVEESGIYTSKDSVAAYLCKFDKLPQNYVDKSEGQKLYESSTGNTFSKWNFNPWKTIGVMIGGDNFDNYASDPDYYHSSLPEGKYHEADVDYGNVQSRGTKRLVYQTGCIIYYTADHYETFKLLNPGNR